Proteins found in one Triticum aestivum cultivar Chinese Spring chromosome 4D, IWGSC CS RefSeq v2.1, whole genome shotgun sequence genomic segment:
- the LOC123095552 gene encoding diacylglycerol lipase-beta: MDGQDSFQPRPCSTSPPSDKKRTLSSLLLSSNSRRPPPNPIQQKAMAAKHLLSRARLLLTRHRSRPTILPPALTRLLFGGTTTPAEPEDDDKARARAAAAAAVALDAKRAKREGSDDDDEGAGLPWTSWRPDVAWLTKALEPALQLYKHYNWKPFASDNIPASTRTFSEIISDLQHSKVSIQDWSLSDLTVGLYLIYLTQASAKNAQAFKGVQISSNKKVQELIYHLELAKGCYKGSATGLAKHSMLRPRNVLKFVKDSSIFRPGYYIGIDPRAKLVILGIRGTHTVYDLVTDLVALSDKKVSPKGFSTHFGTYEAARWYLRHELSIIRKCLEKHKDYKLRLVGHSLGGASAALLAIMLRKKSKEELGFSPDIVSAVGFGVPPCVSREIAESCASYVTTVVLQDDIVPRLSAASLARLRNEIIETDWAKVLEKEDWKHIVDIVTNAKLVVSSIQDVANKLADYAKVVTSASSGDSVKDPPRLQGPTKVLKPDGEEDVYVPEDLFLPGTLYYLQRDVENINGVEDESYTLWRGDAGENFQRILLSGNLMSDHKCDSIQYALRDVLKTLPLPLPLQED; the protein is encoded by the exons ATGGACGGGCAGGATTCGTTCCAGCCACGGCCGTGCTCTACCTCTCCTCCATCGGACAAGAAGAGAACCCTCTCCTCGCTTCTCCTTTCTTCTAACTCCCGCCGACCGCCCCCAAACCCCATCCAGCAAAAAGCCATGGCGGCCAAGCACCTGCTCTCCCGCGCCCGCCTCCTCCTCACCCGCCACCGCAGCCGCCCCACCATCCTCCCGCCCGCGCTCACCCGCCTCCTCTTCGGCGGGACAACCACCCCAGCcgagccggaggacgacgacaaggccagggcccgggcggcggcggcggcggccgttgCCCTGGACGCCAAGAGGGCCAAGCGGGAGggctccgacgacgacgacgagggcgCCGGGCTGCCCTGGACGTCCTGGCGGCCCGACGTGGCCTGGCTGACCAAGGCCCTGGAGCCGGCGCTGCAGCTCTACAAGCACTACAACTGGAAGCCATTCGCCT CTGACAACATCCCCGCAAGCACCCGCACTTTTAGCGAGATCATAAGTGACCTCCAGCACAGCAAGGTGAGCATACAGGACTGGAGCCTCAGTGATCTTACCGTCGGTCTCTACCTCATTTACCTTACCCAAGCTTCTGCAAAGAATGCTCAAGCTTTCAAGGGCGTCCAGATATCCTCCAATAAGAAG GTCCAAGAATTAATTTATCACCTTGAGCTCGCAAAGGGTTGCTATAAGGGCAGTGCCACTGGGCTTGCAAAGCATAGCATGCTCCGGCCGAGGAATGTTTTGAAGTTTGTCAAGGATTCTAGTATTTTCAGACCTGGATATTACATCGGCATCGATCCACGTGCTAAACTGGTCATCCTTGGGATTCGTGGAACCCATACGGTTTATGACCTTGTCACCGATTTGGTTGCATTGAGCGATAAGAAGGTGTCACCTAAAGGTTTCTCAACACACTTTGGAACATACGAGGCCGCTCGATGGTACCTACGCCATGAGTTGAGCATCATCAGAAAATGTTTGGAAAAACACAAG GACTACAAGTTGCGGTTGGTGGGCCACTCCCTTGGAGGAGCTTCAGCTGCCTTGCTTGCCATAATGCTAAGGAAGAAGTCGAAGGAGGAGCTTGGATTTAGTCCAGACATAGTTTCAGCTGTTGGATTTGGAGTCCCACCCTGTGTATCGAGAGAGATAGCTGAGAGTTGCGCAAGCTATGTCACCACTGTTGTACTGCAG GATGACATAGTTCCTAGGTTAAGTGCAGCTTCGCTGGCAAGATTGCGAAATGAAATAATTGAAACAGATTG GGCCAAAGTCTTGGAGAAGGAAGACTGGAAGCATATAGTGGATATTGTGACTAATGCTAAGCTTGTCGTTTCCTCCATCCAAGATGTGGCCAACAAACTTGCCGATTACGCCAAAGTTGTAACATCAGCTAGCTCCGGTG ATTCTGTGAAAGACCCGCCCCGTCTTCAGGGCCCGACGAAAGTTTTGAAGCCTGACGGTGAAGAAGACGTGTATGTGCCTGAGGATCTCTTCCTCCCAGGGACGCTGTATTACCTCCAGCGGGACGTCGAGAATATAAACGGTGTCGAGGACGAGTCGTACACGCTCTGGAGAGGTGATGCCGGGGAGAATTTCCAGCGGATACTGTTGTCTGGCAACTTGATGTCTGATCACAAATGTGATAGCATACAGTACGCCCTCAGAGATGTGCTCAAGACTCTACCTCTCCCTTTGCCTCTGCAGGAGGATTAA